Proteins encoded together in one Shewanella oneidensis MR-1 window:
- a CDS encoding thioesterase family protein, with protein sequence MNLYFRLFWLLFWRTRHCRKIDFLGTSRITYRALPSDCDINFHLTNSRYPAFMDLARTYMLAEMGLLKRFLKLKWMPIVNAAEFTYIRDIKPLKKFEIETKVVGWDEKYFYIEQRFISERGLHCIVHVRGVFVCKGKQIPLEVLVKEAGYTAPAPELPPEVVKWKAFLQLKKERNL encoded by the coding sequence ATGAATCTGTATTTCCGTTTGTTTTGGTTGTTGTTTTGGCGCACGCGCCACTGCCGTAAGATTGATTTTCTGGGCACGAGCCGCATTACTTACCGCGCTTTACCCAGTGATTGCGATATCAATTTTCATCTCACTAACTCCCGTTACCCGGCGTTTATGGATCTGGCTCGCACCTATATGTTGGCCGAAATGGGGCTGCTGAAGCGCTTCCTCAAATTAAAATGGATGCCTATCGTTAATGCCGCGGAGTTCACTTATATCCGTGATATCAAACCGTTGAAAAAATTTGAGATAGAAACCAAAGTGGTAGGCTGGGATGAAAAGTATTTCTATATTGAACAACGCTTCATCAGTGAGCGCGGCCTGCACTGCATAGTGCATGTGCGCGGTGTGTTTGTGTGTAAAGGTAAGCAAATCCCTTTAGAAGTGTTAGTTAAAGAGGCGGGATATACCGCCCCCGCTCCTGAATTACCGCCAGAAGTGGTGAAATGGAAGGCTTTTTTACAGTTAAAGAA
- the prlC gene encoding oligopeptidase A, whose product MSNPLLNGASLPLFSQIKPEHIQVAVEHAIAQCRAKIDEVLQNPGPYTWENLIAPLEQVDDELSQIWSPVSHMNSVTSTDEWRAAHDACLPLLSEYGTYVGQHQGLYEAYKSLRASEVFEQLSQAQQMVIEHSLRDFELSGIGLDDAQKLRYGEIVKRLSELTSGFSNQLLDATQAWTKLITDEAELAGLPDSAKAAAKAMAEARELEGWLFTLDFPSYLPVMTYSENRELREECYRAFVTRASDQGPNAGEFDNGPLMDEILALRHELAQLLGFDSFAEKSLATKMAETPAQVMAFLNELALRSKDQAKAELAELKAFAQEQYGVSEMASWDLSFYAEKLQQHKYEISQELLRPYFPEDKVLSGLFYTVSRLFGLKIIEQTEFDRWHKDVRFFDIFDETGEHRGSFYLDLYARTGKRGGAWMDDCRVRRQTANGLQKPVAYLTCNFNGPVDGKPALFTHDEVTTLFHEFGHGIHHMLTKIDVAGVSGINGVPWDAVELPSQFMENWCWQEEALAEISGHYETGEPLPKAMLDKMLAAKNFQSGMMMLRQLEFSLFDFRLHHEYDPAKGACIQETLDEVRRQVAVLIPPAFNRFQHGFAHIFAGGYAAGYYSYKWAEVLSADAFSRFEEEGIFNPETGRRFLHNILEMGGSAEPMDLFKQFMGREPSIDALLRHSGIAA is encoded by the coding sequence ATGAGCAACCCTTTGCTTAACGGCGCAAGCTTACCGCTTTTTTCACAGATTAAACCTGAACATATTCAAGTTGCCGTTGAGCATGCTATTGCTCAGTGCCGCGCCAAAATCGATGAGGTGCTGCAAAATCCAGGGCCCTATACTTGGGAAAACCTGATTGCTCCACTTGAGCAAGTGGACGATGAACTAAGCCAAATTTGGTCGCCCGTTTCCCACATGAACTCTGTCACTAGCACAGATGAATGGCGCGCGGCCCACGATGCTTGTTTACCTCTTTTATCCGAATATGGCACTTACGTTGGTCAACACCAAGGGCTATATGAGGCATATAAATCTCTGCGTGCATCCGAGGTATTTGAGCAATTAAGCCAAGCGCAGCAAATGGTGATTGAGCACAGTTTGCGTGACTTCGAGCTCTCGGGTATCGGCTTAGATGACGCGCAAAAACTGCGTTATGGTGAAATCGTTAAGCGTCTTTCTGAACTTACCAGCGGCTTTTCAAATCAATTGCTTGATGCGACCCAAGCCTGGACTAAGTTAATTACCGATGAGGCTGAACTCGCTGGCTTGCCAGATTCTGCCAAGGCGGCAGCGAAAGCAATGGCCGAGGCCCGTGAACTCGAAGGCTGGTTGTTTACCTTAGATTTCCCTTCCTATTTACCTGTGATGACCTACAGTGAAAACCGTGAGTTAAGGGAAGAGTGCTATCGCGCCTTCGTGACTCGCGCATCGGATCAAGGCCCGAATGCAGGCGAATTTGATAACGGTCCTTTGATGGATGAAATCCTCGCGCTGCGCCATGAACTGGCACAATTATTAGGTTTTGATAGCTTTGCCGAAAAATCCCTCGCGACTAAAATGGCCGAAACGCCTGCGCAGGTGATGGCATTCTTAAATGAATTGGCGCTGCGTTCTAAAGATCAAGCTAAGGCCGAACTGGCCGAGCTAAAAGCCTTTGCGCAGGAACAATATGGCGTGAGTGAAATGGCTTCCTGGGACTTAAGTTTTTATGCCGAGAAGTTACAGCAACATAAGTATGAGATTTCTCAAGAGTTGCTGCGCCCTTACTTCCCTGAAGATAAAGTGCTATCAGGCTTGTTTTACACTGTCTCACGCCTCTTTGGTTTGAAGATTATTGAGCAAACCGAGTTTGACCGTTGGCATAAGGATGTACGTTTCTTCGATATTTTTGACGAAACGGGCGAGCACAGAGGCAGCTTCTATTTAGATTTATACGCCCGCACTGGTAAACGCGGCGGCGCTTGGATGGATGATTGCCGCGTGCGTCGTCAAACCGCCAATGGCCTACAAAAACCCGTTGCCTATCTCACCTGTAACTTCAATGGTCCAGTTGATGGCAAGCCTGCGCTTTTCACTCACGATGAAGTGACGACTTTATTCCATGAGTTTGGCCATGGCATTCACCATATGCTGACCAAAATCGATGTTGCTGGCGTATCTGGTATCAACGGTGTGCCTTGGGATGCAGTCGAGTTACCTAGCCAATTTATGGAAAACTGGTGCTGGCAGGAAGAAGCCTTAGCGGAGATCTCCGGTCATTATGAAACGGGTGAGCCTTTACCTAAAGCGATGTTAGATAAGATGTTAGCGGCGAAAAACTTCCAATCCGGCATGATGATGTTGCGTCAGCTCGAGTTTTCACTGTTCGATTTTAGACTGCATCACGAATACGACCCTGCTAAAGGTGCGTGTATTCAAGAGACCTTAGACGAAGTGCGTCGTCAGGTGGCGGTATTAATCCCTCCGGCATTTAACCGTTTCCAACACGGTTTTGCGCATATTTTTGCTGGTGGTTATGCCGCGGGTTATTACAGCTACAAATGGGCTGAAGTGCTGTCGGCGGATGCGTTTTCCCGCTTCGAAGAAGAAGGCATCTTCAATCCTGAAACGGGTCGCCGTTTCCTGCACAATATCCTCGAAATGGGCGGTTCGGCGGAGCCGATGGATTTATTTAAGCAGTTTATGGGGCGCGAGCCGAGTATCGATGCACTGCTAAGACATTCTGGGATCGCCGCATAA
- the gorA gene encoding glutathione-disulfide reductase, whose translation MAQHFDYICLGAGSGGIASANRAAMRGAKVLLIEAKHVGGTCVNVGCVPKKVMWYGAHIAEAMNLYAKDYGFDVSVNKFDWNTLVNSREAYIGRIHEAYGRGFTNNKVTLLNGYGRFVNGNTIEVNGEHYTADHILIATGGAPTIPNIPGAEYGIDSDGFFALREQPKRVAVVGAGYIAVEVAGVLHALGSETHLFVRKHAPLRNFDPMLIDALVDAMKTEGPTLHTNSVPQSVVKNADDSLTLNLENGESVTVDCLIWAIGRSPATGNIGLENTEVQLDSKGYVITDAQQNTTHKGIYCVGDIMAGGVELTPVAVKAGRLLSERLFNAMSDAKMDYSQIPTVVFSHPPIGTMGLTEPEARAQYGDGNVKVYTSSFTSMYTAVTSHRQACKMKLVCAGKEDKVVGIHGIGFGMDEILQGFGVAMKMGATKADFDAVVAIHPTGAEEFVTMR comes from the coding sequence ATGGCCCAACATTTTGACTATATCTGCCTAGGCGCAGGCAGCGGCGGCATCGCCTCAGCTAACCGAGCTGCTATGCGTGGCGCTAAAGTGCTACTCATCGAAGCAAAACATGTCGGCGGCACCTGCGTAAACGTGGGCTGCGTGCCTAAAAAAGTCATGTGGTATGGCGCGCACATCGCCGAAGCCATGAACCTCTACGCCAAAGATTATGGATTTGATGTTTCGGTAAACAAATTCGACTGGAACACCTTAGTCAACAGCCGCGAAGCTTATATCGGTCGCATCCATGAAGCCTACGGTCGCGGCTTTACCAATAATAAAGTCACCTTACTCAATGGCTACGGCCGCTTTGTGAATGGTAACACCATTGAGGTGAATGGCGAGCACTACACTGCCGACCATATCCTCATCGCCACTGGCGGCGCGCCAACCATCCCTAACATTCCTGGTGCGGAATATGGCATTGATTCCGATGGCTTCTTCGCCCTGCGCGAACAACCTAAACGTGTCGCTGTTGTCGGCGCTGGCTATATCGCCGTTGAAGTCGCAGGCGTGTTACACGCACTCGGCAGTGAAACTCATCTATTTGTACGTAAACATGCACCGCTGCGTAACTTTGACCCTATGCTGATCGACGCCCTCGTCGATGCCATGAAGACCGAAGGCCCAACCCTACATACCAACAGCGTCCCACAATCAGTGGTCAAAAATGCCGACGACAGCCTGACTCTGAACCTCGAAAATGGCGAAAGCGTTACCGTCGATTGCCTGATATGGGCGATTGGTCGCTCACCAGCAACAGGCAATATCGGCTTAGAAAACACCGAGGTACAACTGGATAGCAAAGGTTATGTGATTACCGACGCACAGCAAAATACCACCCACAAAGGTATTTATTGTGTGGGCGATATTATGGCGGGCGGTGTAGAGCTGACCCCTGTCGCCGTAAAAGCCGGTCGTTTACTCTCCGAGCGTCTATTTAATGCCATGAGCGATGCAAAAATGGATTACAGCCAAATCCCAACCGTAGTCTTTAGCCATCCACCGATTGGCACTATGGGGTTGACCGAGCCAGAAGCCCGCGCGCAATATGGCGATGGCAATGTGAAGGTCTACACCTCAAGCTTCACCTCCATGTATACCGCTGTAACAAGCCATCGCCAAGCCTGCAAGATGAAGTTAGTCTGCGCGGGTAAAGAAGATAAAGTTGTTGGTATTCATGGCATTGGCTTTGGAATGGATGAGATCCTCCAAGGTTTTGGGGTAGCAATGAAAATGGGCGCCACCAAAGCCGATTTCGATGCCGTTGTCGCCATCCACCCAACTGGCGCAGAGGAATTTGTTACGATGCGTTAG
- a CDS encoding DUF3612 domain-containing protein encodes MRNDQSLMRKSHFLGTKIRNLRKRNNLTMEDLSARCIRVDASSAPSVSYLSMIERGKRVPSAEMLAVIATVFQKDVDWFLDDVPEESAITPDKGRRGGISGMALEPSFLFSNDILQIAIPEMLSQTGISGRQFAHLLIRAHQEHHQNHFPDLERAAEEVGLKRMPLSLDEMLDIAKGVGLKIKWIDSTPQEVIDERGVSSHQLVTSFFEPPSTIYINKMLKNRPSRLKYDLAAHIGHCVLHNKDGLKSVMISGRKLQMDEEVTMQSNTLNAQDILHAWRDFESSFFAGALLCPKVPYRQLLDRHGYEIEVHKQLQVSASVAMRRMTVVSPYPHWHYFDAYAPGKLKAVYRGNGIPLPWGNMRLVEDPCQHWAVFRMISEPSVGTSAQISILNVGNEPRIYCCESIKVEDSAGNPHVLCAGIDLNPAIEAQGKDALSIAHDLKAACVTGGGSVAIPKHIKSDLVSIAKILNINWIERGIKNDARLICSRGAVCPRQPSCYQAGKSQCDGAE; translated from the coding sequence ATGCGCAATGACCAGAGCTTGATGAGAAAGTCACATTTCCTTGGCACCAAAATACGTAACCTACGGAAACGTAATAATTTAACCATGGAAGATTTATCGGCACGCTGTATCCGCGTCGATGCGAGTAGTGCGCCATCGGTGTCATATTTATCGATGATCGAGCGTGGTAAGCGCGTGCCCAGTGCCGAAATGCTGGCCGTGATTGCGACAGTGTTTCAAAAGGACGTTGACTGGTTTTTAGACGATGTGCCCGAAGAGAGTGCCATCACGCCAGACAAAGGCCGCCGTGGTGGGATTAGCGGTATGGCACTCGAACCCAGCTTTTTGTTTTCAAATGATATTTTGCAAATTGCTATACCAGAAATGTTGTCGCAGACCGGGATCTCGGGTCGGCAATTTGCCCATTTGTTAATCCGCGCCCATCAAGAACACCATCAAAACCATTTCCCCGATCTTGAACGTGCCGCCGAAGAGGTAGGGTTGAAGCGTATGCCCTTATCCCTCGATGAAATGCTGGATATTGCTAAGGGAGTAGGTTTAAAAATCAAGTGGATAGATAGCACTCCACAGGAAGTGATTGATGAGCGTGGTGTCAGTTCGCATCAGTTAGTCACGTCTTTTTTTGAGCCACCCAGCACGATTTATATCAATAAAATGCTTAAAAACCGCCCCAGTCGGCTTAAGTACGATCTCGCCGCCCATATCGGCCATTGCGTGTTACACAATAAGGATGGGCTTAAGAGTGTGATGATCTCCGGCCGTAAATTGCAGATGGATGAAGAAGTGACAATGCAATCTAATACCCTGAATGCACAGGATATTTTGCATGCTTGGCGCGACTTCGAATCCAGCTTTTTTGCCGGAGCCCTGTTATGCCCTAAAGTGCCCTATCGACAATTACTCGACCGTCACGGTTACGAAATTGAGGTGCATAAACAGCTACAAGTGTCGGCTTCGGTTGCTATGCGGCGGATGACCGTGGTATCGCCTTATCCCCATTGGCATTATTTTGATGCCTACGCGCCGGGCAAACTTAAAGCCGTTTACCGCGGCAACGGTATTCCCCTGCCTTGGGGCAATATGCGGCTGGTGGAAGACCCCTGCCAACACTGGGCGGTGTTTAGAATGATCAGTGAGCCTTCAGTTGGGACATCAGCGCAGATTTCGATTTTAAATGTGGGGAATGAACCGCGAATTTATTGCTGCGAATCGATTAAGGTCGAAGATTCGGCGGGCAACCCCCATGTGCTCTGCGCTGGCATTGATCTCAATCCGGCCATTGAAGCTCAAGGTAAAGATGCCCTCTCTATCGCCCATGATTTAAAGGCCGCCTGTGTTACTGGCGGCGGCTCAGTGGCGATTCCTAAGCATATAAAAAGTGACTTAGTCAGCATTGCTAAGATATTGAATATCAACTGGATTGAGCGCGGAATTAAAAACGATGCCCGCTTGATTTGCTCCCGCGGCGCCGTCTGCCCACGGCAACCCAGCTGTTATCAAGCGGGTAAATCCCAGTGTGATGGGGCTGAGTAA
- a CDS encoding malate synthase, with protein MNMSIIKSHQIQPNLNSFIAEEVLAVAQVNAAEHEKLAHAKQFLDRHFPLDSGSHQEVISYVVYYQHLLAFFADGSHSGLRQAKQFVAFNGTKDAPSAIVLQDQGCHVELCFDRTGMIGARDLANLEDVQIETPMELTAEPKTTRNTASRHWLSLLHAGMPSANDIQDKLFTAKDGGDYSLQSIVNL; from the coding sequence ATGAATATGTCAATTATCAAGAGCCACCAGATCCAACCGAATCTAAACAGCTTCATCGCCGAAGAAGTACTTGCCGTCGCCCAAGTGAATGCGGCAGAACATGAAAAACTCGCTCATGCGAAGCAATTCCTCGACCGTCATTTCCCGCTGGATTCGGGTTCACACCAAGAGGTGATCAGCTATGTGGTTTACTACCAACATCTGCTGGCTTTTTTTGCCGACGGTAGCCACAGCGGATTACGTCAAGCCAAACAGTTTGTGGCCTTTAATGGCACAAAGGATGCGCCTAGCGCCATAGTGTTACAGGATCAAGGTTGCCATGTAGAGCTATGTTTTGACCGCACAGGTATGATTGGCGCACGGGATTTGGCTAATTTAGAAGATGTGCAAATCGAAACACCAATGGAACTCACTGCAGAGCCAAAGACTACACGTAACACCGCATCTCGCCACTGGTTAAGCCTCTTACATGCAGGAATGCCAAGCGCAAACGATATTCAAGACAAGCTGTTTACCGCTAAGGATGGTGGGGACTACAGCCTACAAAGTATCGTAAACCTCTAA
- a CDS encoding IS256-like element ISSod4 family transposase: protein MTQPFNFEQALKDLQSGKSLTGKDSILGPLIKQLTEAALQAELEQHLAHDPQPNRKNGKTPKTIKHPSGNFELDAPRDRNGTFEPQLIKKNQTTLTDEIERKVLSMFSIGMSYRDINQHVEDMYGLNVSNATVSAITDKLIPELKAWQQRPLDSHYPIVWLDAIHYKVKEDGRYVSKAVYTLLALNMKGKKEILGLHLSENEGANYWLSVLTDLNNRGVKDILIACVDGLTGFPEAIASIFPHTETQLCVIHQIRNSMKYVASKNQKAFMADLKPVYRAVSKEAAEMALDELEAKWGDAYPLVINSWRRKWHNLSHYFKYPEHIRKVIYTTNAVEAVHRQFRKLTKTKGAFPNENSLLKLLYAGILNASDKWTMPIHNWSLCLSQLAIYFEGRLDSVLEI, encoded by the coding sequence ATGACCCAACCTTTTAACTTCGAACAAGCCCTTAAAGATCTGCAATCAGGTAAAAGCCTCACAGGTAAAGACAGCATTCTTGGCCCACTGATCAAGCAACTCACTGAAGCGGCTCTCCAGGCTGAGCTTGAGCAGCATTTAGCGCATGATCCTCAGCCTAATCGTAAAAATGGCAAAACCCCTAAGACCATTAAGCATCCGTCCGGTAACTTTGAGTTAGACGCGCCTAGAGACCGCAATGGCACCTTTGAGCCTCAGTTGATTAAGAAAAATCAAACTACGCTAACCGATGAAATCGAACGTAAAGTGTTATCGATGTTCAGTATAGGTATGAGCTATCGCGATATTAATCAACATGTTGAAGATATGTATGGACTCAATGTGTCTAACGCAACAGTCAGTGCTATCACTGACAAACTCATCCCCGAACTTAAAGCGTGGCAACAGCGCCCATTAGATAGCCATTATCCTATCGTGTGGCTTGATGCGATACATTATAAAGTCAAAGAGGATGGGCGTTACGTCAGTAAAGCCGTTTACACATTGTTAGCGCTTAATATGAAAGGAAAAAAGGAAATTTTAGGGCTTCACTTATCCGAAAATGAAGGCGCTAATTACTGGCTATCCGTACTGACCGATCTTAATAATCGTGGTGTAAAAGATATTCTTATCGCCTGTGTTGACGGCTTGACCGGTTTCCCTGAGGCCATAGCCAGTATCTTCCCTCATACGGAAACACAGCTATGCGTTATCCACCAGATCCGCAACTCAATGAAGTATGTCGCCTCAAAAAATCAGAAAGCGTTTATGGCTGATTTAAAGCCTGTGTATCGAGCCGTGAGTAAAGAAGCCGCAGAGATGGCATTGGACGAACTGGAGGCCAAATGGGGTGATGCTTATCCGCTGGTAATCAACTCTTGGCGTCGCAAATGGCATAATTTGTCCCATTATTTTAAGTACCCAGAACATATCAGGAAAGTGATTTACACGACCAATGCAGTTGAGGCTGTGCATCGCCAATTTAGAAAGCTCACCAAAACCAAAGGTGCATTTCCTAATGAAAATAGCTTGTTGAAGCTACTTTACGCAGGCATATTAAACGCCTCAGATAAATGGACCATGCCAATCCACAATTGGAGCCTTTGTTTATCACAGTTAGCGATTTATTTTGAAGGGCGTTTAGATAGCGTGCTAGAAATTTAA
- a CDS encoding YeiH family protein yields the protein MNFSSIFSQLKDPHRLIFICAALLCLTPFMSSPMALVLGFTLASLGWVPKDWNIAALTKKLLSYSIIGLGFGINLTAAIEASSHNLGLIIGSIIFTLILGFIVTRALKFDPITGHLIASGTAICGGSAIAAVAPAVNAKADQTATALACVFVLNSVALFLFPALGHLLNMSQYDFGVWSAIAIHDTSSVVGAASAYGDEALKTATTIKLARALWIIPIALVSALIFGGDKRKLNLPYFIGFYCLAIAIAHWLPQFQPLYNTLFMVSKHTLVLCLFLIGAGITVQKMRASGPKPLLLGVILWMAIGVTSLAYILYFQ from the coding sequence ATGAATTTTTCATCGATATTCTCACAACTTAAAGATCCCCATCGCCTTATTTTTATCTGCGCTGCGTTGCTATGTCTCACGCCATTTATGTCATCTCCCATGGCGCTTGTGCTCGGCTTTACCTTAGCTAGCCTTGGGTGGGTACCTAAAGACTGGAATATCGCGGCACTCACCAAAAAATTACTGTCTTATTCGATTATTGGCCTAGGCTTCGGCATTAACTTAACCGCTGCGATTGAGGCCAGTAGCCACAACTTAGGGCTCATTATCGGCTCAATTATTTTCACGCTGATTTTAGGCTTTATAGTCACTCGAGCACTGAAGTTTGACCCTATTACAGGGCACTTGATTGCCTCCGGCACTGCCATCTGTGGAGGAAGTGCTATTGCGGCCGTGGCACCTGCTGTTAATGCCAAAGCCGATCAAACCGCTACGGCATTAGCCTGCGTGTTTGTACTTAATTCGGTAGCTTTGTTTTTATTCCCCGCCCTTGGGCATTTACTCAATATGAGCCAATATGATTTTGGCGTGTGGAGTGCTATTGCGATTCATGACACTTCCTCCGTGGTGGGCGCTGCCTCCGCCTACGGTGATGAAGCGCTAAAAACTGCAACGACCATTAAACTGGCACGCGCACTGTGGATTATTCCGATTGCCCTTGTCAGTGCACTGATCTTTGGTGGTGATAAGCGCAAGCTTAACCTACCGTATTTTATCGGTTTTTACTGTTTAGCCATCGCTATCGCCCATTGGTTACCGCAATTCCAACCGCTCTACAACACCTTATTTATGGTATCGAAGCACACGCTTGTGCTGTGTCTGTTCTTGATTGGCGCAGGGATTACAGTACAAAAAATGCGTGCAAGTGGCCCAAAACCATTGCTGTTAGGGGTAATTTTGTGGATGGCGATCGGGGTCACATCTTTAGCTTATATTCTGTATTTTCAATAA
- a CDS encoding paraquat-inducible protein A has translation MNNVRKSILPILVILLSLALLIPGVTQPILSISGSIDKAKLTEQGIEQVARSFDEDLGRGSARGMLNMVSGLLGLHTLKGEVQVLQQTRSIWSTVTELYNTGNGLVAGLVMLFSIIIPAIKLSLMLAQQSVSSIALQWRIHHIVDLLAKWSMADVFVVALIITFLAGNASGGMGEMLKTQAQFESGFYFFTAYCILSIVSGYLVRRPTPIL, from the coding sequence ATGAATAATGTACGGAAATCAATCTTACCCATTCTCGTCATTCTGCTGTCTTTAGCACTATTGATCCCTGGTGTGACGCAACCTATTTTGAGCATTAGCGGCAGCATAGATAAGGCCAAACTTACCGAGCAAGGCATCGAACAAGTAGCGCGAAGTTTTGATGAGGATTTAGGGCGCGGCAGTGCCCGTGGCATGTTAAATATGGTCAGTGGTCTACTGGGGCTGCATACCCTCAAAGGTGAGGTGCAAGTATTACAGCAGACCCGCAGTATTTGGAGCACAGTCACTGAATTATATAATACAGGCAATGGCTTAGTCGCAGGGCTGGTGATGCTATTTAGTATTATTATCCCCGCCATTAAACTTAGCCTAATGTTGGCACAACAAAGCGTAAGTTCAATTGCGCTACAATGGCGAATTCATCATATTGTCGATTTGCTTGCTAAGTGGTCTATGGCCGATGTGTTTGTGGTGGCCTTGATCATTACCTTTTTGGCGGGCAATGCTTCGGGCGGTATGGGGGAAATGCTCAAGACACAGGCACAATTTGAGAGCGGATTCTATTTCTTTACCGCTTACTGCATTCTATCCATTGTAAGTGGTTACTTAGTGCGTCGACCCACACCTATTCTGTAG